The Vigna unguiculata cultivar IT97K-499-35 unplaced genomic scaffold, ASM411807v1 contig_122, whole genome shotgun sequence genome has a window encoding:
- the LOC114171169 gene encoding uncharacterized protein LOC114171169, producing MPPTTFTDDDFHTLGAVFSTPHLAMKFPSPSGDILTIHCDQRLARECYMASLRPKLPIQQTNHIERPPGSRITLSGDDLDPRVGWDVRLEPVEETTPLELPNVHFIKLGTGLESEERDIITPILIGNTNLFAWSTPDLPGVDLQVASHKLSIYKKARYISQKKRKLDEERRLAAKAEADKLLSAGFIEKAHYTTWLSNVVLVKKANDMWQMCVDYTDLNKACPRDAYPLPNIDRLVDGATDNKVLSVLDAYSGYNQIPMAKSDMNKTAFIIDDANYFYRVMPFGLKNAGATYQRLMDKVFSHSIR from the coding sequence ATGCCTCCCACAACCTTCACGGATGACGACTTCCACACCCTTGGCGCTGTCTTCTCCACCCCTCATCTGGCCATGAAGTTTCCCTCCCCATCTGGCGACATCCTCACCATTCATTGCGATCAACGCCttgcacgcgaatgctacatggccagcctacgcccaAAACTCCCTATCCAGCAAACCAATCACATCGAGCGACCACCCGGCTCTAGGATCACTCTATCTGGTGACGATCTAGACCCTAGAGTGGGCTGGGATGTTCGTCTCGAACCTGTTGAAGAGACCACCCCCCTGGAGCTCCCAAATGTCCACTTCATCAAACTTGGCACCGGTCTAGAATCTGAAGAGCGTGacatcatcacacccatcctaATCGGCAACACGAACCTCTTTGCTTGGTCAACTCCCGACTTGCCTGGAGTTGACCTTCAAGTAGCATCTCACAAGTTATCTATCTACAAAAAGGCCCGGTATATCTCCCaaaaaaaacgcaaacttgaCGAGGAGCGACGCCTAGCAGCCAAGGCCGAGGCTGATAAATTACTAAGCGCAGGGTTCATCGAAAAAGCTCACTATACCACTTGGCTCTCTAACGTGGTCCTGGTTAAGAAAGCCAACGACATGTGGCAGATGTGTGTTGATTACACGGATCTTAATAAAGCCTGTCCCagagatgcctaccccttaccaaATATTGACCGACTTGTTGACGGCGCGACCGATAACAAGGTCCTCAGCGTTCTTGATGCATACTCTGGTTACaatcaaatccccatggccaaATCCGACATGAACAAAACCGCTTTCATCATAGATGACGCCAATTACTTCTACAGGgtcatgccatttggccttAAAAATGCTGGAGCGACCTACCAACGAttgatggacaaagtcttcagtcATTCAATACGTTGA